The genome window TTCGTGCACCGGTCGGGTAATAATCGAACCGAACATGTCTTTATGCCCCCGCGGTTCATGCATTAGCGTTGTCCGCACATAATCAAGATTCTTTTCCAGATATTCTTTGATGTCTGCCATGGTTTTACCCGGAATGTTAGGCAGGCCGCCTACCACGATCCGCGTCGGTTCTCCCATCGTATGGGAATCCACCGCCATAATCGAACGGTCAAATTTCATAATGAACGCCTCCGTTTAATGGTAATCCGTTTCTTCAATATTTTCAGAGCTCTAATCACATCGGCGGCCTGGACGCCGTTGTCCTCCACCACCTCCGTTTCCATGCCCTGAAACGTCTTGTCCAAATCAACCAAGTCCTGCATATATTCATTTTCCACAACGAGTCCGTTCCCCTTGTAAGTCAGGCCGACTACCGGAATGCCTCGCCGCCCCACTTCTGCCATATGCGCCGCGAAGTCAACATGTTGGTTGCCAAAGCCTTCGACATGAATCAGAACGCCATCGACATTCATCGCTTCCGCCAACATTCCGATTCGTTTTGCAACATAGTCTTTGTCGCTGTTTTCTCCCGGGCTGCCCACTATGGCTACGCCAGCCAATTCAAGCTCCGGATCGCGCCTCGTCAATTCCAGTAAGGGATCGCGGAAATGATGCAGCGTAGTTTCTTTTGTCGATGGACTAACGCCCATTTCATCCCCTCCTATGTCATAGAACGAATCGCTCCATCCTTGATTTCATTCGCCGACAAAAGTACCGGCACATTGCCAAGATCGATAATCGACCGTCCACCTTGCACACCGCCCGGTTCCAAAGGCAAAAGCAATTTTTCATGCATCGCGCCCTGACCGCCAACCTGCTTTACTATCAGGATTCGCATCTTCCCCGGCTTTCTTTCATCCTGGTAAACAGTCTCACGCACCGCCTGCTCCAACGGCAAGCGCTTTAATTCCTGGCGTACCGCTGCTATGATCTGGTCACACGCCTGATGCGCCGCCAGAGGCCCGCGCCGTTCCATGCCGCTGCCCCGTTCAATCACCACATCGATGCGCAGAATGATGTCTTGCTGCCCTGGCGTTCCCGGCATGCCGAACCGTATCTTGCGATCCAGCCGCCCATGCGACGAGCCGAATTCCGCCACCTGTTTCCCATCTTCATCCACCCCGGTAAGAGCCACGACAACGCCGCTCAAACTGTACGTCACGCCTTCCCCCAAATCGCCTTGCACTTTAGTTGCGATCGGCAACAAATCCATGATCGTGTTCGTCATCACGTCACGTTTTTCCGGCGTTATGACATCAATTGTGATTTTCTTCACCAACGGGGTATGAAAAAGGACGCTCTTAGTCAATTCCTGATCCAAATATAAGGTATTGCCGCGAATCGCCGTCTCTGTACTCAATTCTATTCTATTGATCGAAAATTCGCAAATTTTCAGTGTGCGGAGTATTTGACTTTTTTGCGCGCCGTTTATTACTGCTTGTTTTTCCCGCTGTTCACGCGCAGCCTGTCTCGTCGATTCCATCAAGTGATCCGGCGCTTCCAGCGTCACACCTTTAGCCTGGGCTGCAGATAACTTAAACATGCTACCACCCTGCCCTCAGGCTCGGGTCGGGCGGCGCGTAGTGCACGCCGCCCGCCGGCCTGGATATTTTAGACCTTGGACTTATACTCGTATGGCAATGGTATGATCTTGCCAAAGGATTCAATCGTTTCCATCGCATGCAGCGTGTCTTTCAACACGCCGGTTTGCATCGGGATATCGTGCGGCGCCCCCACGTTGGCTCCCATCGGAACCAGCGGTGCGGAAACGCGCGGCGATCCCTGTTGTTTGGCTACCGGAGGCAGTGCGGCAATAATAATTGTAGGAATGCCGGCGGCCTCAATCGCTCTCTGCACAATCACGGCAGAGCGGTGACAGGTGCCTCAGCCAGCGGTTAGGAGCGCGATATCGACTTTGTCCTCTTTGAGGGCAGCCGCGATGGCCGGTCCTGTTTCCTCCTCGAATTTTTTTATGTTGCCGCCGCCACCCATAAAGCCGATGTGATGAGGCGCAACTTTGCCGATGAATCCTTCCGCAGCGAGTTCGCGGATTCGGTCAACGGCGAGCATCGCATTGATGTCTTTGTTAACATCGCTGTTATCGTAACCGCCATGAGTTACCATCAGCTCTTCCGTTTTGACATCGCAAGGAATCATGCGATACGTGAAATCGCCCGCTAAGGCAAAGGGATCCTGTGTCTTTAAGTGGACGCCGCCTGCAGTCAGCAAGGCTACGGTACAATCCTTGACCGCTTTGGTCATGACCGTGTAGACTGCCGGAGGCGTGATGGGCACGAATATTTCTGATTGCAAACCTTCTACAACCGAAAGCTTCATGTTTTCCCCTCCTCTTGTTTTATTATTTTTCTTCTTATTTCGAGGTTACGTTGACATAGCTGACGTAAAATTCTACTTCATCGCCGACTACCAGTGGCTTGTCGGTAAACACCATCCGCAGCGGAACGCTAAGCATTCCCAGTCGTCCGTTGATTTCAATTTTCACGCCAACTTCGGTTACCTCAACCAGTTTTCCATTGACCAGTCGGGGCGTCAGCTCTATGTCCATATTACTTCAACGCCGCATCGACAAGTTTTTGATTCCCCTCGATAACCGACTGTTCCCATTTGCGCCCCGGCCCCTTAATCTCAACGCCTGCCATTTTCGTCTTCAGCATCAGCAAGGCACGTTCGGCATCCCAGGGGCAAAGCGTATTGTCACCAAGGATTTCCGATTCGAAACCGCGATCGTTCTTGTTGAGATCGATCATCGAGTTCATGTACTTGTTGCCGACAACCAAAGCTCCTTGATAGGCGGAATAAGTAACGCCGACAACTGCAACACCACGTTTGCCGATTTGTTCAATGTGGCTGGCAAAATCGATATGATTGTTGCCGAAGCCTTCGGTCGTCACGATCGCGCCTTCTACGCCAAGCGCTTCGACAATCGCGCCGATCCGGCCGGATACATACATTTTCTCATCATTGATCTGCGGGCTTCCGACGAATACGACGCCCACCAGATCGATTTCTTCATCCTTTGCCATCAGATCGACCAACGGTTCGCGGAAGTAATGCCGGGTGTTTTCTTTCGATGCCGGACCAATGCAAGTCAGTGCATGCACGCCGCCGTCCCGCACTTCATTCGCCGACAGGACCACCGGTACATTGCCTAAATCGACGTTGGGACGACCGCCCATGATGCCTGCCGGTTCACTTGGTAAAATGACATTGTCATGCATCGCGCCCTGTCCCATGATTTCTTTGACCAAAACGACGCGCGGCCGGCCCAGTTTGCGGATATCTTGATATTCTTTCGTCTCTACTGCGCCTTCTGCCGGCAGTTTCTTCAATACTTCGCGGATTTCCTGAATGATCGTGTCGCATGCTTTATGCGCCGCGAACGGTCCGCGGCGTTCCATGCCGGTACCGGCTTGAATCGTCGTCATGACCCGTACGATGATATCCGCTTTATCCGGACAGCCCGGACGGTCATAGCGGATTTTTTCATCCATGTATCCTTCACAGGAACCGAATTCGTGTACCTGCATGCCGCTTTCATCCACACCGGTCAAAAGCACTACAACGCCGACCAGTGAATGGCTGACGCCTTCGCCCAGCTCGCCTTCCACCTTGGTCGCCATCGGAATGACGTCCATGATCGTCGGCGTATAAATATGCTGGTTGTCCGGCGTAACAATATCGAGTTCAATCTTCTTCACTAGCGGATCGGCTTTAAGAGCCTCCTGGCAAAGCGCCTTGCGAATCGTCAGTACGCCGTTTTCAAAAGCGGTCGCGTCGCCAAGCTGAACCTTGTTCACCTTGTACTCACGCTCGATCAGCGTGCGCAACACTTTGTTCTCGGTTTTCACTACAGCGGTTTCCGGTGCGAGCGCAGCTTGGCTCGCCGAAGCCGCAGGAGCATTGCCGCTCATGACGACTGCCGGAAATTCGAGGTTGATGCCTTTGCCTTCTTCGATATGAATGCGAATCATTCCGCCGGATGACATGGTCGCGGCCGCTGGCTGCTGCACCTGCGGAGCGCTTGTTTCCGGCGCCGCCTTTACTTTTGCCGCAGGAGCCTCTCCTGCCATCTCCTGCATGCCTTCCAGAAATTCACCGGTCAGCGGCGTCAATGCGTCAACCGTCTTTGTCAGTTTCGCTCCGATGACCTGGCCAATCTTAGCCACATTTGCAGGCAGCGTCAAAAGCCCCGAATCTTCAAGATCCGGGAAAATGCCCGGGTCTTCCAAGTCGGCAGGACTGATGACCGTACCGGCAGTTGTCAGACAGCAAACCACTGCCGGATCATTCTTGTGCTCTGCCGCAGTTTCCTTGGTAATCGACATCGTTTATACCTCCTTCTGCTTTCCTATTCCTCCGTCTTCAAGCGCCTTACAAGGCGATGTCCCACCGTCCGCATGACATGGTCGGTATGGTGATATACGGGGATTTTTAATTTCGGAGCTACGCCCATGACCGTATTGGTACAGTCGCTGCAATTGCTGACCAGTACCACTTCAGCTCCAGCCTTTTTCAATTTAAGGATTTTTTCCGCTTGCCCCGGGCAATTGCCGGGATTTTCGCACTTAATGGCATTTTTTACATCCATCACCTGTTTACAGCGCTGTACGCCGACAACCGGCGCTCCCATCTTATCGGCCAGTTCCCGCAGGCGTGTTTCATTAGCGCCGCAGGCACAGACCAAAAGCCCCATCTTGCGTCTTTCATTCGGTAAAGGCATGGTAACGATGATGCCGCCGCTGGTTTTGGTGACAACCGCGTTTAAATCGACACTCTGTCCTGTAAACGGCCCGCCCATAATGATTTCGCCATAAGCTCCATCAATGCCGCCTGCCTGTTCGATCAATGCCCTGATTGGAGTACCGATTGCAACATTCTCAAACACCATCGATTGACGGCCGTTTTTCAATTGACCGACTACCGTCAAACTCTTGCTTAGTACCGGTTTTTTCAATTCGACTGCTTCGCAGATTTTCACAAGAGTCTCCACATTGCTGATCACGGCTTGCGCTGCCGACGGCAGCTGATCCGGAGCCAAGACCACGCCAAGGATTTCACGGACGATGGCTCTCTCCTCACCCATTGGATACATATCCGGCAACGTTTTCACTTCGATACGCGGATCATCAATCACCGCATTCAACGCGGCTACCGCATCCTTATTCTTGGCCTTAACGGCAAAAATCCCCTTCGCCGCCCGGGTCGCTTCCATTGCATACTTGAGTCCGCGATACATCGTGGCCGCCTGCTCCTTCATCTGCTTCACATTATGTTTCAGCAGCGGCTCGCATTCGACGCCGTTAGCAATGACCACGCCGCCCTGCAAATCAATGTTCATCTTGACATGCGTCGGAAATCCGGCGCCGCCCATTCCCACAATTCCTGCTTCGGCAATCATCTCAACGATAGTGCCCTCTTTAATCGGCACGAACGTATTCGGTTGGTTATCCGCCGCTTCAATCGTGATTTCTGTTTCCGTGATACCTACGACCTTCCCTTTTACGCTGGCATGAATCTTAGCGCCAAGTTTCGGCGGCGTCGCAATCAGTTGCCCCCGTTCCACCTGATCGCCGACCGCGACGACAGGCGTACACGGTGCGCCGATATGCTGCTGCAAGCGCAGTTGATATAACTTGCTCATCTCTCCATCTCACCTCCTTCACTATACCCCGCTTATACATAACGCAATTATCATGCCAACTCCTTTTTACTTTGCAAATTTAGCTGTTTTATGGCATTTTCGCATTTTTTCTCTCACTTTACCGCTTTTTTCACCCCTATCCATTTACTCACTATTTTTAAGCTAAATATTTTATCTATCGTTGTTTTTTAACTTATCTGATTATTGTAAAAAAACCGTCAGCATTCTGACACTTTTTTCTAATTTATTCCTTTAGACAAGCTTCTATTCCCTATTTTTTCTAGAAAAAGAAAGAAGTGTCCAATAAACTGACACGCGTCAATTTATTGGACACTTCTAAGCTATGCATTGCTTTTTTTCGTTTCCATCTTTTGTAATTTATAATAAAGCGTGCTTCTTGGTATGTCAAGTATTTTCGCCGCTTTGGCCTTATTGTTCCCAGCGGCTTCGAGCGCTCGCATAATCGCCTGCTGTTCCGCCGCAAACAAGGTCTCTTCCAGTTTTAACAATGTCTTAAACTGCGCAGCCAGTTCCGGCTTTTCGCCATCCTCCAGGCGCTGCAGATTTTCCAAGACCATCGGCAACTGCTTTGCCGATATCGAATTCCCATCCGCTAGTACGACCAGACGCTCCATAACATTTTTCAATTCGCGCACATTGCCCGGCCAGTGATAGTGGCGCAGAATCGCCGTCACTTCAGGATCGATGCGGTCAATAATTCGGTTATTGAGCACCGAATAACGCTTAAGATAAAAATCGATCAGGAGCGGAATGTCATCCGGACGTTCTCGCAGCGCCGGTATCTTTAACGTGAAAACGTTCAGACGGTAATAGAGATCCTTGCGAAAAGTTCCCTGCGACAGCATGGAGACAAGCGCTCGGTTCGTCGCAGCAATCACCCGCACATCCACCTTGATCGGCTTCACGCCGCCAACCCGGTAAAATTCCTGACTTTCCAAGACCCTAAGCAATTTCGACTGCATCTCAAGCGGCAATTCGCCAATCTCATCGAGAAAAATCGTTCCGCCATTGGCAATTTCGAATTTACCCTGCTTGCCTTTTTTATTGGCGCCGGTAAAGGCGCCGGCTTCATAGCCGAACAATTCACTTTCCATCAGCATAGCCGGAATCGAACTGCAATCGACAACCACAAACGGACGTTCCTTACGCATGCTTTCGCCGTGAATCGCCTGGGCAAACAAATCCTTGCCCGTACCGCTTTCACCAACGATCATCACTGACGCATCGCTTTCCGCAACACGTTGCGCCAGCATGATCAGATCGTACATCAGCTTGCTCTTGTACAGCACTTTTTGAAAGCCGCTCTTGCCATGAATCGTCTGAATGATTTCTTCCGCATATTCCAAGTACTTAATCCGGTTCTTCGCCTCTTCCAGCTCATTGCTAATCCTACGAATTTCCGTGATGTCCTGATCGATCGAAACGGCGCCGATCAGTGCATCATTCTCATAGATTGGAATAGAGCTGATCATGACCACATTGCCTTCGCGCGGTCGATGTTCGACATATTCAACTGCTTTGCGTTGCTGCAGAACTTTCAGACATAATGCATTCGGGAAAAAGGTATGTACCGTTTTTCCGACGATTTCTCCTCTTTTGATCCCGTATGTCGCTTCGAAGCTCTTATTGATATAAGTAACTACCGCGTCTTTATCAACAACGCATATTGCTTCATTGATATTTTCTAAAACCTGTTCAAAGGATATTCGCAAAGGCGTCTGCATCATCAGCTGATTGCTCCCCTCTCTGCCGCATCCGTCGGAACTATTTCGCCTTGGCAGCTTGGTATTCTGCCACTTTAGCAAAAGCAACTTCCGCCGCTTGCAGTGTCCGTTCGATTTCAGTTTCTCCATGTGCATAGGACATGAAGCAGGTTTCAAATTGTGACGGCGACAGGTAGATTCCCTGTTCAAGCATTGCATGGAAATAGACATTGAACGCGCCGACATCCGAAGTCTTTGCGGTCTCATAGTCATATACCGCTTTGTCATTGAAGAAGATGCCGAACATACCGCCAATGGCATGTGCCTGAACGATCACGCCCTGCTTTTGTGCAGCGCGCTGCAAGCCGGTCGCCAACTTCAGCGACATGGCGGTGACTTTTTCGTACAATCCTTTTGTCTCGATCAATAGCTGCAATGTTTTTGCACCCGCCGACATTGCCAGAGGATTGCCGCTTAACGTGCCCGCCTGATATACCGCGCCAAGCGGCGCAATCTGTTCCATGATTTCACGGCGTCCGCCATAAGCGCCGACCGGCAGACCGCCGCCAATGATCTTACTGAGGCAGGTCAGATCCGGCTTAATGCCGAATACGGCTTGGCAGCCGCCAAGCGCAACGCGAAACCCGGTCATGACTTCATCAAAGATCAAAAGAGCGCCATAGCGCGCGGTGATTTCCCTTACGAATTGCAGATACCCTTCCTGCGGCAGAATCAGTCCCATATTGCCCGGCACGGCTTCAATGATCACTGCAGCAATATCACCGCCGTCCTTTGCAAAGACTTCTTCCATCGCCGCCTTGTCATTAAAGGCGACGGTCAGCGTATTTCCGGCAATGCTGGCCGGAACACCAGGGCTGTCCGGCACGCCGTATGTCATTGCGCCCGAACCGGCTTTGACGAGCAGACTGTCATGATGACCATGGTAGCAGCCGGCAAATTTGACGATTTTATTCCGTTTTGTATACGCCCGCGCCAGACGCAGCGCACTCATAGTCGCTTCCGTGCCGGAGTTGACCATGCGCACCATTTCCATTGACGGGATCGCTTTGTTGACAAGTTTGGCCAGTACCGTTTCCACTAGAGTCGGCGCGCCAAAACTGGTGCCGTTATCCACTGCCTCATGAATCGCCGCAATGACTTTCGGATGGGCATGACCGAGAATCATCGGCCCCCAGGATAAGACATAGTCGATATATTCATTGCCGTCCACATCGTAAATCCGGCAGCCTTGACCGCGTTCGATGAAACGGGGCGTTCCGCCGACACTGCCGAATGAACGCACCGGACTGTTGACGCCGCCGGGAATATATTGTTTCGCCTCGGAAAAAGCCTCTGCTGATTGCTGTACTTTCATGTTTATCGCTCCTCTTCGCAGCAAACAGCCGCCCTTCGGCCGGCTGTTTGCTCTTTTTTATTAGAGTTGTTTAAATAACGCCTGAACATCGCTCAGGTACGTATCGACATCGATCAAATGCACCTCGCCCGTCTTACGCACACGGCATTCGACTTTATTTTCCTTCAGCGCCTTTGGTCCAATCGTAATGCGCAGCGGATAACCGATCAGGTCGGCATCCTTGAATTTAACGCCGGCACGATCGTCGCGGTCGTCAAGTACCGTCTCCAGGCCGGCTGCATTCAATTCTTTGTACATTTTTTCCGCAATCGTCCGTTGCGCCTCATCGGCGATGCTGACCGGAACGATAATCACATGGTACGGCGCAATCGCAACCGGCCAGATGATGCCGTCCTTGTCGTTGTTCTGCTCGATCGAAGCCGCCATCGTACGACCGACGCCGATGCCGTAACAGCCCATAACCATCGGCTTTTCTTCGCCGTTTTCATCGACAAAGATTGTATTCAGCTTTGCGCTGTATTTTGTCTGCAATTTAAAAATATGTCCGACCTCAATACCGCGCTTAATATCCACTGGCGCACCGCAACGCGGGCAGGGATCGCCCTTACGAATCAAGCGGATATCCGCTACAATATTGGGTTTGAAATCTCTTCCCGGATTGACGTTGATATAATGATGATCAAGTTTATTAGCGCCGCACTCGGTATTGCACATGTTCATAACCGTATTGTCAGCAACGACGATCGTTTCCTTGCTGATGCCGATCGGTCCCAGATAGCCGCCCGCACTGCCCATCAGGTCATTGATGACGGTCGCATCCGCCATGTTCAGGAACAGACAATCCAATTTATTCTTCAATTTAATTTCGTTAACTTCGTGATCGCCGCGCACCAAAGCCAGGATCGGACCTTTGTCCGAATAAAAGGCCAACGCTTTAATCGCATGTTCCGGTTTAAAGCCTAAGAATTCAGCGACTTCTTCCATCGTCTTGCAATTCGGCGTATTGACGATTTCCAGTTCCTTCATGGGTTCTTTTGTCGCTTCAATCGGATGCATTTCAGCCCGCTCGGTATTGGCGCCGTAATTGCATTCGTCGCAGAAACAAACATCGTCTTCACCGGAATTGGCCAGCACCATGAATTCATGCGAACCGCTGCCGCCGATTGCGCCGGAGTCGGCTTCTACCGCACGATACGTCAAACCGCAGCGGGTAAAGATGCGGCTGTATGCATCATGCATATCCCAGTAACTCTTGTTCAAGCCTTCATCATCCCGGTCGAACGAGTAAAGGTCTTTCATGATGAACTCGCGTCCGCGCATCAGGCCGAAGCGCGGGCGGATTTCGTCGCGAAACTTGTCTTGGATCTGGTATAGCATAATCGGCAACTGGCGATAGGAACGAACATCCTGACGCACCAGCGTTGTGATCATTTCTTCATGCGTCGGTCCAAGACAAAAGTCGCGACCGTGACGATCCTTCAAACGAAACATTTCGTCGCCATAAACATCCCAACGCCCGGTTTCCTGCCAGAGTTCCGCCGGTTGTGCAATCGGCATCATTAATTCCTGGCCGCCTTTTGCGTCCATTTCCTCACGGATGATTTGCGATACTTTACGCAATACCCGCCAGGCTAAAGGCAGGTAATTATAAATGCCAGGCGCCACTTTGCGGATCATTCCGGCCCGCAACATCAGCTGATGGCTTACAACTTCGGCGTCTGCCGGTGTTTCTCTCAGGGTGGGAGCATACAGGTGTGATACTCTCATTTGTCTTCCTCCTCTTACTGTTCGCACCTTGACCGTCGCCAGCCAAAATACACCAATGAAATTATTATAACAAAAAAAATGCTTCGCTAACAGCTAGTTTCCGTTTTCGTTAAGATTTTAGATATATTGTAGAAGGGAAGATCTTTATACTGCCAAAACTCGTCCCTCTTTCTTTTTTCTTCAAATCTTCATGTTGAAACACCATCGCGTCCCTGCAAGCACGCGCAGCGCTCCGCTTCGCCCATTGACAAAGACAGACGACCTCACGGCCGTCTGTCTGGTTCGCTTACTCTTTATGACGCATGTGCGGGAACAGCAGAACGTCGCGGATGGAGTGACTGTCGGTCAAGAACATCACCAGACGATCAATGCCGATGCCCAGTCCGCCCGTAGGCGGCAGACCGTGTTCCAAAGCCGTTACATAATCCCGATCCATCATATGCGCTTCATCATCACCAGACTCGCGCTGTTCAACCTGACCTTGGAAACGTTCTTCCTGATCGATCGGGTCATTCAGTTCAGAGAACCCGTTGGCAACTTCGCGCCCGAAGATAAACGCTTCAAAGCGATCGGTAATTTCCGGATTTTCTTTGTTGCGCTTAGCCAATGGTGATATCTCGGTCGGATGACCCATGACGAAAGTCGGTTGGATCAGTTTTGCTTCCGCCACTTCTTCGAAGACATTATTCACAATGCCGCCGATGCCTTGCTTCTTTTCATATTTTACGCCAAGCTGATCCGCCAGCTTACGCGCTTCTGCCAAATCTTTCACATTGCGGAAATCAACTCCGGAATATTTTAAAATCGCATCCGGCATTGTAATTCGATTCCAAGGCGGAGCCAATTCAATATCCTGTCCCTGGTAAGTAATCTTAGTCGTCCCTAAGACTTCCTGCGCAATTCCGGCAACCACTTCTTCAGTCAAACGCATCAGATCTTCATGATCTGCATAAGCCTGATACAGCTCTACCATAGTGAATTCCGGATTATGTTTAATTGAAATTCCTTCGTTACGGAACACGCGACCCAGTTCATAAACGCGTTCAAAACCGCCGACAATCAGTCGCTTCAGATACAGTTCCGGCGCAATCCGCATATAGAGCTTCATATCCAGCGCGTTGTGATGGGTAACAAACGGACGCGCCGCCGCCCCGCCGGCGATCGGATGCAGAATCGGCGTCTCCACTTCTAGGAAGTTGCGTCCGTCAAGAATATTGCGCAGTGTTTTTAAAATCTTACTGCGCGCAATAAACGTCTTTTGCACATCCGGATTGACAACCAGATCCAGATAACGCTGACGGTAACGTGTTTCCACGTCTTTTAAGCCATGCCATTTTTCCGGCAAGGGTCTAAGCGCCTTGGATAAGATTTCAAAGGATGCCACCTTGATGCTGATTTCGCCTTTTTGCGTACGGAACACTTGCCCGGTAACGCCAAGAATATCGCCGATATCCGCCAGTTGTAATATTTCATACGCCTCTTCGCCAAGTGCATCCTGGCGCAGATAAATTTGAATCTTGCCGCTCATGTCCTGAACATGTGCAAACGTCGTTTTGCCATGACCGCGTACGGTCATCATGCGACCGGCCAGACTCACGGTTTGTCCTTCCAGCGTTTCAAACTCCGCTACAATCTCGGCCGCATGATGCGTTACATCATAACGACGGCCAAACGGCTCCAAGCCTTTTTCCGTCAGTGCAGCCATTTTTTCGCGCCGCACTTTCATTTGTTCGTTTAATTCTTCCGGTTGCCCGGATGTCGTAGTATTCTCTGCCATATTACCGTCTCCTACTCACGCTCGATATCTATGATCTCATACTGCAAAATTCCTGCAGGTACATTCACTTCGATGACGCTGCCGACTTTCTGTCCCAAGATCGCTTCGCCGACCGGCGATTCATTCGAAATTTTCAACTCGGACGGATCCGCTTCTGCCGATCCGACGAGCGTGTATTTCAGCTTGTCGCCATATTCCAAGTCTTTCAAAGTGACCGTACAGCCAAGGGCGACCATTTCAGTGCCGATTGCCGCACCATCCAGTACTTTACTGTTGCGCAGCATTTTCTCCAGCGTCAGGATCTCGCCTTCGATGAAAGCCTGTTCGTTCTTAGCATCCTCATATTCCGAGTTTTCGCTAATGTCGCCAAATTCAATCGCTTGTTTGATCCGTTCTGCTACTTCACGACGACGTATCGCCTTAAGATATTCCAGCTTGGTCTCGATTTTTTTCAAGCCTTCCGCAGTTAGGATGACTTCCTTTTCTGCCATCTGTTCCAGCTCCCCTTTTGCTCGTAATTCATAATCACTTCTGCTGTCATTTACAATATAAAGTTGTTTGGCTGCCTATAGACCAGCCAAACAAT of Azotosporobacter soli contains these proteins:
- a CDS encoding glycine/sarcosine/betaine reductase component B subunit, translated to MGVSPSTKETTLHHFRDPLLELTRRDPELELAGVAIVGSPGENSDKDYVAKRIGMLAEAMNVDGVLIHVEGFGNQHVDFAAHMAEVGRRGIPVVGLTYKGNGLVVENEYMQDLVDLDKTFQGMETEVVEDNGVQAADVIRALKILKKRITIKRRRSL
- a CDS encoding proline reductase cluster protein PrdD, whose amino-acid sequence is MFKLSAAQAKGVTLEAPDHLMESTRQAAREQREKQAVINGAQKSQILRTLKICEFSINRIELSTETAIRGNTLYLDQELTKSVLFHTPLVKKITIDVITPEKRDVMTNTIMDLLPIATKVQGDLGEGVTYSLSGVVVALTGVDEDGKQVAEFGSSHGRLDRKIRFGMPGTPGQQDIILRIDVVIERGSGMERRGPLAAHQACDQIIAAVRQELKRLPLEQAVRETVYQDERKPGKMRILIVKQVGGQGAMHEKLLLPLEPGGVQGGRSIIDLGNVPVLLSANEIKDGAIRSMT
- the prdB gene encoding D-proline reductase (dithiol) protein PrdB; translation: MKLSVVEGLQSEIFVPITPPAVYTVMTKAVKDCTVALLTAGGVHLKTQDPFALAGDFTYRMIPCDVKTEELMVTHGGYDNSDVNKDINAMLAVDRIRELAAEGFIGKVAPHHIGFMGGGGNIKKFEEETGPAIAAALKEDKVDIALLTAGUGTCHRSAVIVQRAIEAAGIPTIIIAALPPVAKQQGSPRVSAPLVPMGANVGAPHDIPMQTGVLKDTLHAMETIESFGKIIPLPYEYKSKV
- a CDS encoding CBO2463/CBO2479 domain-containing protein, whose translation is MDIELTPRLVNGKLVEVTEVGVKIEINGRLGMLSVPLRMVFTDKPLVVGDEVEFYVSYVNVTSK
- the prdA gene encoding D-proline reductase (dithiol) proprotein PrdA, translated to MSITKETAAEHKNDPAVVCCLTTAGTVISPADLEDPGIFPDLEDSGLLTLPANVAKIGQVIGAKLTKTVDALTPLTGEFLEGMQEMAGEAPAAKVKAAPETSAPQVQQPAAATMSSGGMIRIHIEEGKGINLEFPAVVMSGNAPAASASQAALAPETAVVKTENKVLRTLIEREYKVNKVQLGDATAFENGVLTIRKALCQEALKADPLVKKIELDIVTPDNQHIYTPTIMDVIPMATKVEGELGEGVSHSLVGVVVLLTGVDESGMQVHEFGSCEGYMDEKIRYDRPGCPDKADIIVRVMTTIQAGTGMERRGPFAAHKACDTIIQEIREVLKKLPAEGAVETKEYQDIRKLGRPRVVLVKEIMGQGAMHDNVILPSEPAGIMGGRPNVDLGNVPVVLSANEVRDGGVHALTCIGPASKENTRHYFREPLVDLMAKDEEIDLVGVVFVGSPQINDEKMYVSGRIGAIVEALGVEGAIVTTEGFGNNHIDFASHIEQIGKRGVAVVGVTYSAYQGALVVGNKYMNSMIDLNKNDRGFESEILGDNTLCPWDAERALLMLKTKMAGVEIKGPGRKWEQSVIEGNQKLVDAALK
- the prdC gene encoding proline reductase-associated electron transfer protein PrdC, which encodes MSKLYQLRLQQHIGAPCTPVVAVGDQVERGQLIATPPKLGAKIHASVKGKVVGITETEITIEAADNQPNTFVPIKEGTIVEMIAEAGIVGMGGAGFPTHVKMNIDLQGGVVIANGVECEPLLKHNVKQMKEQAATMYRGLKYAMEATRAAKGIFAVKAKNKDAVAALNAVIDDPRIEVKTLPDMYPMGEERAIVREILGVVLAPDQLPSAAQAVISNVETLVKICEAVELKKPVLSKSLTVVGQLKNGRQSMVFENVAIGTPIRALIEQAGGIDGAYGEIIMGGPFTGQSVDLNAVVTKTSGGIIVTMPLPNERRKMGLLVCACGANETRLRELADKMGAPVVGVQRCKQVMDVKNAIKCENPGNCPGQAEKILKLKKAGAEVVLVSNCSDCTNTVMGVAPKLKIPVYHHTDHVMRTVGHRLVRRLKTEE
- a CDS encoding sigma-54 interaction domain-containing protein; this encodes MMQTPLRISFEQVLENINEAICVVDKDAVVTYINKSFEATYGIKRGEIVGKTVHTFFPNALCLKVLQQRKAVEYVEHRPREGNVVMISSIPIYENDALIGAVSIDQDITEIRRISNELEEAKNRIKYLEYAEEIIQTIHGKSGFQKVLYKSKLMYDLIMLAQRVAESDASVMIVGESGTGKDLFAQAIHGESMRKERPFVVVDCSSIPAMLMESELFGYEAGAFTGANKKGKQGKFEIANGGTIFLDEIGELPLEMQSKLLRVLESQEFYRVGGVKPIKVDVRVIAATNRALVSMLSQGTFRKDLYYRLNVFTLKIPALRERPDDIPLLIDFYLKRYSVLNNRIIDRIDPEVTAILRHYHWPGNVRELKNVMERLVVLADGNSISAKQLPMVLENLQRLEDGEKPELAAQFKTLLKLEETLFAAEQQAIMRALEAAGNNKAKAAKILDIPRSTLYYKLQKMETKKSNA